Within Quadrisphaera sp. DSM 44207, the genomic segment TGGCGGCGCGGGCCTGCGTGCGCCGGCGCACGCGCCGCTGCAGCGCCGGCTGCACCAGCACGAGCACCACGGCCAGCACGACCAGCGCCGGCACGACCGCCTCGAACGCGGACTCCGGCAGCCGCAGCAGCAGCAGCGCGCCGACCAGGGCGCCGATCACGGACGCCGGCAGCAGCGCGAGCAGCCGCCGGCCCTGCCCGGCCAGCTCCCGCCGGTAGCCCCACACCCCGGAGAAGCCCCCCGCGACGAGGCCGACGGCGTTGCTCGTCGTCGCCGTCACCGGCGGATGTCCCAGCGCCACCAGGACGGGGAAGGTGACGAGGGTGCCGGAGCCGACCACGGCGTTGATGCCGCCCGCGAGCAGGCCGGCGAGCAGCACCAGCACGACCTCCGTCACGACGGGCCACTGTAGGTGGGCCCGCTCACGGGGCCGCGGACCCGCGCTCGGCCTCCTGCGCC encodes:
- a CDS encoding sulfite exporter TauE/SafE family protein; the protein is MTEVVLVLLAGLLAGGINAVVGSGTLVTFPVLVALGHPPVTATTSNAVGLVAGGFSGVWGYRRELAGQGRRLLALLPASVIGALVGALLLLRLPESAFEAVVPALVVLAVVLVLVQPALQRRVRRRTQARAASGRRPSRVAPAVLWVLTLLIGVYGGYFTAAQGILLVGAMGSLLVEDLQRLNATKNVLSTAVNLVAAVLYATVGADRVDWGVAALIAVSSLVGGFLGAHWGRLLPAAALRAVIVVLGVVALVRMAVTA